CGTCGTCTCCTTCAAAACATCATGTTGAAGattctttacagaaaaatagTTAGATTTCATCCATCCTTAAATTTCCCCCATCACACAATGATAACTTTCATCAAGTTCATTTACTGTGACCCCAATATAATCTACATTTACCATTGTATCTCCTGATGTAAAGGTCATTAAGTCAGCCTGTAGGGCAgcaacatttctttcttctgctgcCATACCTGGAGCTTTAAGAGGAAGAGATAAAatagagaaaagaagaaattaatgaaatgttcttttttacaaaaataaaataaaatgtgttatttggaTTAGCAAATTGACTAAATTGGATTTGTACCTTTTAATCATCAAGAGATAATTGAGGTGTGGCAATTACATGACAGAAAAAAGATGAGTTGAATCTTACCATTTAAAGTGTCCATCTCCGAGATACAGGAGGAAGTACTAGGCATCTCCTTGTCGCCAGTTCCACTCTCCAGCTCACCCTTGGCCCCTGAAGCACCATCCCTTGGAGAACCATCATCTTCTGGCTTTCCAGCAAGAAGCACTGAAGTATTTTCCTCCTCGGGATCTTGGCCAGTGACCACAATCACGTTTTGGCTCAAGCATGAAATGTCTTTTTCATCTGAAAGGTCTGCTGAAAGTTGCAAGAGTTCCTTTACGATACTATCAGAGGGAAAAATATCTTCAGGATGCGTCATGGCAGCAGGGACCATGATTATCCCTTCACTGGACTGCTGCTCATCTTGTCCAAACTCAACAACAGTCTCATTATTGGAGTCTTCGGAACACTCACTCTGCTTTGGGCTACTGGCTAACTTTAAGACCCTGTTTTCAACTGGAAGGAAGTTGAGCTCCTCTGCAATATGTTCCTCATCCAGAGACACTGTACAAGTGGAATAACTAGCAACATTATAAAGAAGATCTTGTAGAGCGTTGATtgagtgaagctgctgtggaGTAGTCGATCCACCTGAATCAGGCATGTCTTCTGTTCCGAAGTAGCTCCAGCAGGTATTCATTGCTTCGTTTATCAGCTGACCTTCATGCTCCATCTCTACCACgtacttcagtttttcttttgtccttgtTACTCTGGTGATGGTGAGCTGTAGCAACTTGTCTGCTGTAAGTGCAGACAACTCATCTGCTGCTCCATCTCTCCAAAATCCGCGGGAAGTGTCGAAGCCTTCAAGCTCACACAGAAAGGCTTGGGCTGGAACTTCCAGTAAGGCAGGTGGTACCACTCTGACATTGGTGATGTTTGCCTGTGACTTGTTTCCATAGTCCACAAAAAGGACAGAAAGCTCATCGTCACTTTTATCAACAACTTCTGCGCGATACCAAAGTTGATCGTCACCAAACAGTGCAACACATGGCATTCCAAGATAAAGAGCATCTGGATTAATGTTTTGATCTGCTGCACTCTCAACTTCTGAAACAGCTGATGTTATCATACAGAGCTCCTGTGAATCAGCCAACTGACACCAAAACGTCTGATCTTCATTGATGGTTGCAACATAGACCTCAAACCGCTGCCCCTCTTCAATCTTTTTTTGGTGTGGGTAGCCAAAGCTGCAGGACGGCAATGGTTTCTCTGAGACTTCTTCCACTTTTGTTTCCTCAAAATGCTGCACCTGCTGCTCTTTCACTactttttctggtttaaaacCACTCCCCTCCTCTGTAGACAATTTACACCCAATATTCAGGCCGCCATCTTCCAGAGTGACCTCCCACACAGATCCAACCTGCTTGATGAACTGGCACTTGAGCACCTTGTCTCCACAGCTGCCGATGTCCTCTTTAAAGGCAGACACCACATGTGGTTCTAACACTTTCTCTTCTCCAAGAACAACAGCGTCCTTTAGCATGCAGTGTGTACTATAAACTGGCAACAGTAGAAGAGATTTGGGAAGTTGTTCCATTTTAGAAATTGGCATCGCTGCTGTGTTTCCAAAGTCTATAAACTCAACAAGAGCCCTTGCATGTTCAAGAGTTTCTTTCACAACAGCTCTGTACCAGGACAAATCATCTGCAAACTCTGCTTTGACGAGGTCACCTGGTTGCACAGCTTTGATAGGGCTTGCTTTTGATGATGAATCTGGATTGTTCAAATTCTCCACCAGAGAGAATAGGTCAACTTCTTCACTGACATGTTGCACAAAGAAGCTTAATGGACTGTCACAATGCGAGACATAAACATCCACTACTGTGCCAGGTGTGATGCATTTCGATGGGAGGTCTATGAGTTTTGGGAGTTTTTCAGCTAGGGTTTCCTCTTGGGATTCTGTGCCAAATGATTCTGAAATGAACCTTTCAGTTATAGGGGGGACACCCACTTTTCTGGGTCTAAACTGACCACTTGCTTCCTCAGAACCATCGTTAGTCAATGTTCTGTTTGACTGCCTTTGAGACGGAGTTTTGTATAGTTCTCGTGGGACTGGTCTGTGCTTCTGAGTTGTGGATTTCAATGCAGACCTCAGATTCTCATCAGCAACTTTACCGTCGAGCTTTGTTTGACATGGAGGTTTTGGGGTAGAGAAATTGCTCTTTTTAGAAGCTTGCTCATAATCTTTACTGTCCATAGCTCGGTTTGAAAAAGTCCTTTCCATCTTTGGTACATGAGTTGCTGGAGCCTGATGTGGTTTCCAACTCTGGCAGACAACTTGCTCTTCTTGCTTCtcaatctgaaatgttttctttatctttgcATTAATCTGGGTGTTCCCATGGTACAGCTCTACCAGTAATTTGCCATCAGCTTCTCTAGCCACTATCAACGCACGGAATTGGCattctgttgcagttttctcAAACCATTCATTTACCTCACTAGGAACATCAGTAGGAACATCAGAGAGAGCACACACAACTGCTTGCACAGGCACAGACATAATGTCATTTGCCTCTTTGGGCACAGGGAGCAGGTCAGACTTGTCCACTTGAAGAGTCTCGCCATAATCCACAAAGTGAACCAGTAGTTTTGGTCTTGTGGCCTTTATCTGAGCCCTGTACCACTGCCCATCAGTGTATCTTGCAAAGCACAAGGTCCCAAAGACTGCTGGAACCTTTACCCTCTCAAGCTGTTGGCAGAGAGTGTTCACCCTCATTGTAAGATCTTTCATAACGTCAGCATTCTTGTCAAGATGGCAGAAGAAATCGCTGACACTGTTTACGAACGCCACAGTGACTTGCTCCTCTGTGCCAGTTTTGATATTGTGCGTCGAGTAGTAGTATGTGTCCAGACGAAAAGATGGCCCAGAGGCTTTCTTGGGAGGAATGTTTGTGACGAGACTGGCCAAAGTATTGCAAATGCTCTCAAATGGAGTCTCTAGATCCACAATGTTGTGAAGAACCATTTGTTCCGAATGCATGACAGCATAAATGGTGCACTTCAAAATGATAAAGTTGGAGGCAGTgttttcaacaaagttttgGAACCTTTCCTTTGCTTTGTAGTTCCATTCGTTAATCGCCGATGTAGAACTGATGAGGTTCAACAGGCTACATCGAAACGCTTGACCGTGGAGAGTTAGAAATTCTGGACTTATCTTTCTCAAGTCAAAGAGGGAGACAGTCTTGGTCTGCCCATAGTCCACAAACAACACATCAACTTGAGGGGTTTCATGTTTGCGAATGACTAGAGCTCTGTACCACATTCCATTCTCAGGGTGACGAGCTACACAGGCAGCATCTATATTAGGCTCAAACTCACTGTTTGCATAATAGGCCTGGATGTCATGCATAAGCAATCTCAAAGATCCGGCGTTCTGAACCAGTTGACACCAGAAGTCATTTGGGCTTTCAATACAGGAGACATTGACATCAAGGACACTTCCAATGGGAAACATTTGTTCCTTAAAGGTACTGATTTTTCTCTCACTGTTTAGAAGACCAAATGTAGGTCTGAAAGAGATTCCAATGTCTTTACAGACCTGTGGCAGTGCTGCATCAGTAAGTGGTGCTGAAGATACAACGGAAGGCTTCATTGCACCTTTAACTGTGGGTTCTCTCAGAATCTCAGTTCTTTCCGCAAAGccatttgtgcacatttgtgtaTTAACATCTTGTTCTGTCTGTACTTCAGGATTTATCAGTTTGACAACATAGCTGTCACTGTATCTTCCTTTCACATGCACAATGAGTTCTTTATCTGTGACTGTCTTGATGAAATATTCTAAAGCATTTGTACTCCATCTCCCATCTTTTGGTCTGACACCAGCCAGGGAACATTTCAGACCCAGCTGGGGCATCTTTCTGCACTCGGCAGGGAGGATCCGGATCTTACTCCTATCAACCACTTCAGTGTTGCCATAATCAACAAAGAACACCTGGATTTGTGTCTCACCAACTTCTGTCACAGTTGCTCTGTAGAATTCACCATCTTGCGCCTGTGCAGCACAGTAGAGCCCAAGAGACGGATTTATAAGCATGTGCGTATTCGCTGAATCTTGGTACAGATGGTACATTGTGTCCAACAGTTCCTCCAGatcttttctgtagttttcgGTTTGGATCCAAAACTCTGATGGGGAGGATACGTGATGAACAACTGCCAAATGTGAGGAGTTTATGATGAGGTCTTCAGAAGGAATCTCTTCCACACTCTGTTGGGAAGGTAGCGTCTTTCTTTCTGGTTGGCCCGGATGCTGCTGGGTGTAAACTCCACTTGGTAGGGCATAATCGCCAAGTGTTTTCTCATACTTTGGGAAACAGTTTTCTTTGGAACCAAACAAGCTGTTCATGTTAATGTTGTCATCACCATATAGTGTAACAAAGTAAACTTGGTCAGAGATGCTTCGGTACTCAACTTTGGCTATCACAGTCTTGTGAAGCAAGAGTGACTTGAGGAAGTCAATTTCACTTGTTGTCCATCCTACCTTTTTGTCAAGGATACCATGGAGGGAGCAAACGTAAGTGACAACAGGCATCCTGGTAAACTCTGCCGCAAGTCGTTTCACATTTTCCACCTGGACAAACTGCTTTGTTCCATAATCTACATTTAACACTTCCACCACTTTATTTGTTGGGAACACCTGCTGTATGACAGAGCGGTACCACCTACCGTCCCTTCCTCTTGCTGCACATGGATACCCAATCATGTCTGGGCTTATCATGCAACTGGACACTTTGCTCTCGCAGCTCTGTGTAACCTTCTCAGTTAGTTTCTTTAATTCGTGAGAGAAAACTTTCAACTGACAAAAAATCTGTTGAGGATTTGTCACTTCTGTTACAATGACGGTCTCCACAGTTCCTCCTGGCAACTCTGGGTACATGAATAGGTCCTGCTTCTGCAATCGCTCACCTGACCCCAAATAGAGCTGCTGCACCTCTGTCAATCCTTCAGCTCCACTGATTGATTTCAGTGACATGTGGAGAAAGTCCTGGAAGGATGCTGGAGACAACTTTTTTGCAAATCCCATCTCATACATTTGCTTGGATATGCAAGGGATGTTCAGGATAATCATTCTGTCTGGCCCCAGCACATCTTGCACATTTGCGTTGACCAACTTTCCAGTGAAAGATTTTAGAAACTCAAGAGCCACTGGAGACCATCTATTCTCAGATGAAAGTGGTAACACATTTGCTAGTACGCATAACTCCACTTCAGGgggcaaaagaaaatattcttttttacCCCATGCTAGCTTGCTTGTGGTCCCAGTGTATGTCAGCCCTCTGTCAATGAGGAAGACACTATATTTTGCCCCATTTCTGGAGACAATGCGTGCTCTGTACCAAGTAGTATCAATGTGAACTAAGCACAGGTCACCAGGATTTCCTTCCAGGTCTTTAAATAGAGCTCCATGAGACTGAATTTCATCAGCCAGAATCTCATAATCTGTTGATCTCTGCTGACTAAACTTTCCCCAGAATGCCACCAGCTCACATAAGGGATGCAAGTGAACTCTGATTACAAGCACTGTTACATCTGATCCTCTTGCAGGAAGTCCAGGGATTGCAGACATTGTGGCAGTTTCCTGGACGGCAGCTGCTCATGACTTGCCACCTTCTCAGTGCCGGTGTG
The Gambusia affinis linkage group LG22, SWU_Gaff_1.0, whole genome shotgun sequence DNA segment above includes these coding regions:
- the tdrd6 gene encoding tudor domain-containing 6 isoform X3, whose product is MSAIPGLPARGSDVTVLVIRVHLHPLCELVAFWGKFSQQRSTDYEILADEIQSHGALFKDLEGNPGDLCLVHIDTTWYRARIVSRNGAKYSVFLIDRGLTYTGTTSKLAWGKKEYFLLPPEVELCVLANVLPLSSENRWSPVALEFLKSFTGKLVNANVQDVLGPDRMIILNIPCISKQMYEMGFAKKLSPASFQDFLHMSLKSISGAEGLTEVQQLYLGSGERLQKQDLFMYPELPGGTVETVIVTEVTNPQQIFCQLKVFSHELKKLTEKVTQSCESKVSSCMISPDMIGYPCAARGRDGRWYRSVIQQVFPTNKVVEVLNVDYGTKQFVQVENVKRLAAEFTRMPVVTYVCSLHGILDKKVGWTTSEIDFLKSLLLHKTVIAKVEYRSISDQVYFVTLYGDDNINMNSLFGSKENCFPKYEKTLGDYALPSGVYTQQHPGQPERKTLPSQQSVEEIPSEDLIINSSHLAVVHHVSSPSEFWIQTENYRKDLEELLDTMYHLYQDSANTHMLINPSLGLYCAAQAQDGEFYRATVTEVGETQIQVFFVDYGNTEVVDRSKIRILPAECRKMPQLGLKCSLAGVRPKDGRWSTNALEYFIKTVTDKELIVHVKGRYSDSYVVKLINPEVQTEQDVNTQMCTNGFAERTEILREPTVKGAMKPSVVSSAPLTDAALPQVCKDIGISFRPTFGLLNSERKISTFKEQMFPIGSVLDVNVSCIESPNDFWCQLVQNAGSLRLLMHDIQAYYANSEFEPNIDAACVARHPENGMWYRALVIRKHETPQVDVLFVDYGQTKTVSLFDLRKISPEFLTLHGQAFRCSLLNLISSTSAINEWNYKAKERFQNFVENTASNFIILKCTIYAVMHSEQMVLHNIVDLETPFESICNTLASLVTNIPPKKASGPSFRLDTYYYSTHNIKTGTEEQVTVAFVNSVSDFFCHLDKNADVMKDLTMRVNTLCQQLERVKVPAVFGTLCFARYTDGQWYRAQIKATRPKLLVHFVDYGETLQVDKSDLLPVPKEANDIMSVPVQAVVCALSDVPTDVPSEVNEWFEKTATECQFRALIVAREADGKLLVELYHGNTQINAKIKKTFQIEKQEEQVVCQSWKPHQAPATHVPKMERTFSNRAMDSKDYEQASKKSNFSTPKPPCQTKLDGKVADENLRSALKSTTQKHRPVPRELYKTPSQRQSNRTLTNDGSEEASGQFRPRKVGVPPITERFISESFGTESQEETLAEKLPKLIDLPSKCITPGTVVDVYVSHCDSPLSFFVQHVSEEVDLFSLVENLNNPDSSSKASPIKAVQPGDLVKAEFADDLSWYRAVVKETLEHARALVEFIDFGNTAAMPISKMEQLPKSLLLLPVYSTHCMLKDAVVLGEEKVLEPHVVSAFKEDIGSCGDKVLKCQFIKQVGSVWEVTLEDGGLNIGCKLSTEEGSGFKPEKVVKEQQVQHFEETKVEEVSEKPLPSCSFGYPHQKKIEEGQRFEVYVATINEDQTFWCQLADSQELCMITSAVSEVESAADQNINPDALYLGMPCVALFGDDQLWYRAEVVDKSDDELSVLFVDYGNKSQANITNVRVVPPALLEVPAQAFLCELEGFDTSRGFWRDGAADELSALTADKLLQLTITRVTRTKEKLKYVVEMEHEGQLINEAMNTCWSYFGTEDMPDSGGSTTPQQLHSINALQDLLYNVASYSTCTVSLDEEHIAEELNFLPVENRVLKLASSPKQSECSEDSNNETVVEFGQDEQQSSEGIIMVPAAMTHPEDIFPSDSIVKELLQLSADLSDEKDISCLSQNVIVVTGQDPEEENTSVLLAGKPEDDGSPRDGASGAKGELESGTGDKEMPSTSSCISEMDTLNAPGMAAEERNVAALQADLMTFTSGDTMETTDTELDSSKQTELAPSSTIIQEQLCEQETEAGEGTLCEEEKYVSTIVQGEDPHVVACSLEETHPADSEQTSDEKISAADCQSHAIEEEMTLSISVSEGDVDHICDRTEPPEESDEVQEDSAASKWKRFDLRGSLESHLLPSIPSFCTESVSGITAAVADVPQHVEVPCTPSSDKDNSPSEGETVPVKADGASQTDTDVKNVDEELTCLVSERSLADVSQDSEQDPESETDSKSEETAPPLNEEFDDSELTEESLSAEDSFEAQLSKITHLCLIVKDGAADYLPEQQPEE
- the tdrd6 gene encoding tudor domain-containing 6 isoform X1 — protein: MSAIPGLPARGSDVTVLVIRVHLHPLCELVAFWGKFSQQRSTDYEILADEIQSHGALFKDLEGNPGDLCLVHIDTTWYRARIVSRNGAKYSVFLIDRGLTYTGTTSKLAWGKKEYFLLPPEVELCVLANVLPLSSENRWSPVALEFLKSFTGKLVNANVQDVLGPDRMIILNIPCISKQMYEMGFAKKLSPASFQDFLHMSLKSISGAEGLTEVQQLYLGSGERLQKQDLFMYPELPGGTVETVIVTEVTNPQQIFCQLKVFSHELKKLTEKVTQSCESKVSSCMISPDMIGYPCAARGRDGRWYRSVIQQVFPTNKVVEVLNVDYGTKQFVQVENVKRLAAEFTRMPVVTYVCSLHGILDKKVGWTTSEIDFLKSLLLHKTVIAKVEYRSISDQVYFVTLYGDDNINMNSLFGSKENCFPKYEKTLGDYALPSGVYTQQHPGQPERKTLPSQQSVEEIPSEDLIINSSHLAVVHHVSSPSEFWIQTENYRKDLEELLDTMYHLYQDSANTHMLINPSLGLYCAAQAQDGEFYRATVTEVGETQIQVFFVDYGNTEVVDRSKIRILPAECRKMPQLGLKCSLAGVRPKDGRWSTNALEYFIKTVTDKELIVHVKGRYSDSYVVKLINPEVQTEQDVNTQMCTNGFAERTEILREPTVKGAMKPSVVSSAPLTDAALPQVCKDIGISFRPTFGLLNSERKISTFKEQMFPIGSVLDVNVSCIESPNDFWCQLVQNAGSLRLLMHDIQAYYANSEFEPNIDAACVARHPENGMWYRALVIRKHETPQVDVLFVDYGQTKTVSLFDLRKISPEFLTLHGQAFRCSLLNLISSTSAINEWNYKAKERFQNFVENTASNFIILKCTIYAVMHSEQMVLHNIVDLETPFESICNTLASLVTNIPPKKASGPSFRLDTYYYSTHNIKTGTEEQVTVAFVNSVSDFFCHLDKNADVMKDLTMRVNTLCQQLERVKVPAVFGTLCFARYTDGQWYRAQIKATRPKLLVHFVDYGETLQVDKSDLLPVPKEANDIMSVPVQAVVCALSDVPTDVPSEVNEWFEKTATECQFRALIVAREADGKLLVELYHGNTQINAKIKKTFQIEKQEEQVVCQSWKPHQAPATHVPKMERTFSNRAMDSKDYEQASKKSNFSTPKPPCQTKLDGKVADENLRSALKSTTQKHRPVPRELYKTPSQRQSNRTLTNDGSEEASGQFRPRKVGVPPITERFISESFGTESQEETLAEKLPKLIDLPSKCITPGTVVDVYVSHCDSPLSFFVQHVSEEVDLFSLVENLNNPDSSSKASPIKAVQPGDLVKAEFADDLSWYRAVVKETLEHARALVEFIDFGNTAAMPISKMEQLPKSLLLLPVYSTHCMLKDAVVLGEEKVLEPHVVSAFKEDIGSCGDKVLKCQFIKQVGSVWEVTLEDGGLNIGCKLSTEEGSGFKPEKVVKEQQVQHFEETKVEEVSEKPLPSCSFGYPHQKKIEEGQRFEVYVATINEDQTFWCQLADSQELCMITSAVSEVESAADQNINPDALYLGMPCVALFGDDQLWYRAEVVDKSDDELSVLFVDYGNKSQANITNVRVVPPALLEVPAQAFLCELEGFDTSRGFWRDGAADELSALTADKLLQLTITRVTRTKEKLKYVVEMEHEGQLINEAMNTCWSYFGTEDMPDSGGSTTPQQLHSINALQDLLYNVASYSTCTVSLDEEHIAEELNFLPVENRVLKLASSPKQSECSEDSNNETVVEFGQDEQQSSEGIIMVPAAMTHPEDIFPSDSIVKELLQLSADLSDEKDISCLSQNVIVVTGQDPEEENTSVLLAGKPEDDGSPRDGASGAKGELESGTGDKEMPSTSSCISEMDTLNAPGMAAEERNVAALQADLMTFTSGDTMNLQHDVLKETTDTELDSSKQTELAPSSTIIQEQLCEQETEAGEGTLCEEEKYVSTIVQGEDPHVVACSLEETHPADSEQTSDEKISAADCQSHAIEEEMTLSISVSEGDVDHICDRTEPPEESDEVQEDSAASKWKRFDLRGSLESHLLPSIPSFCTESVSGITAAVADVPQHVEVPCTPSSDKDNSPSEGETVPVKADGASQTDTDVKNVDEELTCLVSERSLADVSQDSEQDPESETDSKSEETAPPLNEEFDDSELTEESLSAEDSFEAQLSKITHLCLIVKDGAADYLPEQQPEE
- the tdrd6 gene encoding tudor domain-containing 6 isoform X4, with product MSAIPGLPARGSDVTVLVIRVHLHPLCELVAFWGKFSQQRSTDYEILADEIQSHGALFKDLEGNPGDLCLVHIDTTWYRARIVSRNGAKYSVFLIDRGLTYTGTTSKLAWGKKEYFLLPPEVELCVLANVLPLSSENRWSPVALEFLKSFTGKLVNANVQDVLGPDRMIILNIPCISKQMYEMGFAKKLSPASFQDFLHMSLKSISGAEGLTEVQQLYLGSGERLQKQDLFMYPELPGGTVETVIVTEVTNPQQIFCQLKVFSHELKKLTEKVTQSCESKVSSCMISPDMIGYPCAARGRDGRWYRSVIQQVFPTNKVVEVLNVDYGTKQFVQVENVKRLAAEFTRMPVVTYVCSLHGILDKKVGWTTSEIDFLKSLLLHKTVIAKVEYRSISDQVYFVTLYGDDNINMNSLFGSKENCFPKYEKTLGDYALPSGVYTQQHPGQPERKTLPSQQSVEEIPSEDLIINSSHLAVVHHVSSPSEFWIQTENYRKDLEELLDTMYHLYQDSANTHMLINPSLGLYCAAQAQDGEFYRATVTEVGETQIQVFFVDYGNTEVVDRSKIRILPAECRKMPQLGLKCSLAGVRPKDGRWSTNALEYFIKTVTDKELIVHVKGRYSDSYVVKLINPEVQTEQDVNTQMCTNGFAERTEILREPTVKGAMKPSVVSSAPLTDAALPQVCKDIGISFRPTFGLLNSERKISTFKEQMFPIGSVLDVNVSCIESPNDFWCQLVQNAGSLRLLMHDIQAYYANSEFEPNIDAACVARHPENGMWYRALVIRKHETPQVDVLFVDYGQTKTVSLFDLRKISPEFLTLHGQAFRCSLLNLISSTSAINEWNYKAKERFQNFVENTASNFIILKCTIYAVMHSEQMVLHNIVDLETPFESICNTLASLVTNIPPKKASGPSFRLDTYYYSTHNIKTGTEEQVTVAFVNSVSDFFCHLDKNADVMKDLTMRVNTLCQQLERVKVPAVFGTLCFARYTDGQWYRAQIKATRPKLLVHFVDYGETLQVDKSDLLPVPKEANDIMSVPVQAVVCALSDVPTDVPSEVNEWFEKTATECQFRALIVAREADGKLLVELYHGNTQINAKIKKTFQIEKQEEQVVCQSWKPHQAPATHVPKMERTFSNRAMDSKDYEQASKKSNFSTPKPPCQTKLDGKVADENLRSALKSTTQKHRPVPRELYKTPSQRQSNRTLTNDGSEEASGQFRPRKVGVPPITERFISESFGTESQEETLAEKLPKLIDLPSKCITPGTVVDVYVSHCDSPLSFFVQHVSEEVDLFSLVENLNNPDSSSKASPIKAVQPGDLVKAEFADDLSWYRAVVKETLEHARALVEFIDFGNTAAMPISKMEQLPKSLLLLPVYSTHCMLKDAVVLGEEKVLEPHVVSAFKEDIGSCGDKVLKCQFIKQVGSVWEVTLEDGGLNIGCKLSTEEGSGFKPEKVVKEQQVQHFEETKVEEVSEKPLPSCSFGYPHQKKIEEGQRFEVYVATINEDQTFWCQLADSQELCMITSAVSEVESAADQNINPDALYLGMPCVALFGDDQLWYRAEVVDKSDDELSVLFVDYGNKSQANITNVRVVPPALLEVPAQAFLCELEGFDTSRGFWRDGAADELSALTADKLLQLTITRVTRTKEKLKYVVEMEHEGQLINEAMNTCWSYFGTEDMPDSGGSTTPQQLHSINALQDLLYNVASYSTCTVSLDEEHIAEELNFLPVENRVLKLASSPKQSECSEDSNNETVVEFGQDEQQSSEGIIMVPAAMTHPEDIFPSDSIVKELLQLSADLSDEKDISCLSQNVIVVTGQDPEEENTSVLLAGKPEDDGSPRDGASGAKGELESGTGDKEMPSTSSCISEMDTLNAPGMAAEERNVAALQADLMTFTSGDTMNLQHDVLKETTDTELDSSKQTELAPSSTIIQEQLCEQETEAGEGTLCEEEKYVSTIVQGEDPHVVACSLEETHPADSEQTSDEKISAADCQSHAIEEEMTLSISVSEGDVDHICDRTEPPEESDEVQEDSAESVSGITAAVADVPQHVEVPCTPSSDKDNSPSEGETVPVKADGASQTDTDVKNVDEELTCLVSERSLADVSQDSEQDPESETDSKSEETAPPLNEEFDDSELTEESLSAEDSFEAQLSKITHLCLIVKDGAADYLPEQQPEE
- the tdrd6 gene encoding tudor domain-containing 6 isoform X2; this translates as MSAIPGLPARGSDVTVLVIRVHLHPLCELVAFWGKFSQQRSTDYEILADEIQSHGALFKDLEGNPGDLCLVHIDTTWYRARIVSRNGAKYSVFLIDRGLTYTGTTSKLAWGKKEYFLLPPEVELCVLANVLPLSSENRWSPVALEFLKSFTGKLVNANVQDVLGPDRMIILNIPCISKQMYEMGFAKKLSPASFQDFLHMSLKSISGAEGLTEVQQLYLGSGERLQKQDLFMYPELPGGTVETVIVTEVTNPQQIFCQLKVFSHELKKLTEKVTQSCESKVSSCMISPDMIGYPCAARGRDGRWYRSVIQQVFPTNKVVEVLNVDYGTKQFVQVENVKRLAAEFTRMPVVTYVCSLHGILDKKVGWTTSEIDFLKSLLLHKTVIAKVEYRSISDQVYFVTLYGDDNINMNSLFGSKENCFPKYEKTLGDYALPSGVYTQQHPGQPERKTLPSQQSVEEIPSEDLIINSSHLAVVHHVSSPSEFWIQTENYRKDLEELLDTMYHLYQDSANTHMLINPSLGLYCAAQAQDGEFYRATVTEVGETQIQVFFVDYGNTEVVDRSKIRILPAECRKMPQLGLKCSLAGVRPKDGRWSTNALEYFIKTVTDKELIVHVKGRYSDSYVVKLINPEVQTEQDVNTQMCTNGFAERTEILREPTVKGAMKPSVVSSAPLTDAALPQVCKDIGISFRPTFGLLNSERKISTFKEQMFPIGSVLDVNVSCIESPNDFWCQLVQNAGSLRLLMHDIQAYYANSEFEPNIDAACVARHPENGMWYRALVIRKHETPQVDVLFVDYGQTKTVSLFDLRKISPEFLTLHGQAFRCSLLNLISSTSAINEWNYKAKERFQNFVENTASNFIILKCTIYAVMHSEQMVLHNIVDLETPFESICNTLASLVTNIPPKKASGPSFRLDTYYYSTHNIKTGTEEQVTVAFVNSVSDFFCHLDKNADVMKDLTMRVNTLCQQLERVKVPAVFGTLCFARYTDGQWYRAQIKATRPKLLVHFVDYGETLQVDKSDLLPVPKEANDIMSVPVQAVVCALSDVPTDVPSEVNEWFEKTATECQFRALIVAREADGKLLVELYHGNTQINAKIKKTFQIEKQEEQVVCQSWKPHQAPATHVPKMERTFSNRAMDSKDYEQASKKSNFSTPKPPCQTKLDGKVADENLRSALKSTTQKHRPVPRELYKTPSQRQSNRTLTNDGSEEASGQFRPRKVGVPPITERFISESFGTESQEETLAEKLPKLIDLPSKCITPGTVVDVYVSHCDSPLSFFVQHVSEEVDLFSLVENLNNPDSSSKASPIKAVQPGDLVKAEFADDLSWYRAVVKETLEHARALVEFIDFGNTAAMPISKMEQLPKSLLLLPVYSTHCMLKDAVVLGEEKVLEPHVVSAFKEDIGSCGDKVLKCQFIKQVGSVWEVTLEDGGLNIGCKLSTEEGSGFKPEKVVKEQQVQHFEETKVEEVSEKPLPSCSFGYPHQKKIEEGQRFEVYVATINEDQTFWCQLADSQELCMITSAVSEVESAADQNINPDALYLGMPCVALFGDDQLWYRAEVVDKSDDELSVLFVDYGNKSQANITNVRVVPPALLEVPAQAFLCELEGFDTSRGFWRDGAADELSALTADKLLQLTITRVTRTKEKLKYVVEMEHEGQLINEAMNTCWSYFGTEDMPDSGGSTTPQQLHSINALQDLLYNVASYSTCTVSLDEEHIAEELNFLPVENRVLKLASSPKQSECSEDSNNETVVEFGQDEQQSSEGIIMVPAAMTHPEDIFPSDSIVKELLQLSADLSDEKDISCLSQNVIVVTGQDPEEENTSVLLAGKPEDDGSPRDGASGAKGELESGTGDKEMPSTSSCISEMDTLNAPGMAAEERNVAALQADLMTFTSGDTMNLQHDVLKETTDTELDSSKQTELAPSSTIIQEQLCEQETEAGEGTLCEEEKYVSTIVQGEDPHVVACSLEETHPADSEQTSDEKISAADCQSHAIEEEMTLSISVSEGDVDHICDRTEPPEESDEVQEDSAASKWKRFDLRGSLESHLLPSIPSFCTESVSGITAAVADVPQHVEVPCTPSSDKDNSPSEGETVPVKADGASQTDTDVNVDEELTCLVSERSLADVSQDSEQDPESETDSKSEETAPPLNEEFDDSELTEESLSAEDSFEAQLSKITHLCLIVKDGAADYLPEQQPEE